One Salvelinus namaycush isolate Seneca chromosome 29, SaNama_1.0, whole genome shotgun sequence genomic region harbors:
- the LOC120024214 gene encoding tyrosine-protein kinase SRK2-like, with product MEIREKCFLCCQTVFPCFNKPRSDSESATEKREIVVIKNDHAQGPKNRALPPIPLEKPGYVYIALYDYTARTEEDLSFNAGDKLEALEKSAGDWWYAKALSGISAAKKGYIPANYVAPVESLDAEPWYFADTKRLDAEKLLLSEGNQHGAFLIRHCETQKGELSLSVLDRGKVKHYKLRKLDTGGYYVSRSRSFLTLRELVEHYSKLEDGLCVCLLEPCKKTEAPQTHGLSYNTADHWEIDRSSVKLLNKLGAGQFGEVYEGIWNDTTSVAVKTLKHGSMDAKDFLQEAQIMKKLRHPKLIQLYAVCTVEEPIYIITELMKNGSLLDYLQKSNTSSSKDMGMMLGVSEQIEMAAQVASGMAYLEQQNYIHRDLAARNVLVGENNVCKVADFGLARVFMMESENVYEAKEGTKFPVKWTAPEAIHGNKFTIKSDVWSFGILLYEIMTFGQMPYATMTNYQVVQRVPTGYRMPCPPNCPKVMYEIMSDCWKDNENDRPTFETLQWKLEDFFDLDVTSYDDANRY from the exons ATGGAAATTCGAGAGAAGTGTTTTTTGTGTTGTCAGACTGTTTTCCCGTGTTTTAATAAACCACGGTCAGATTCAGAGTCGGCGACTGAAAAGAGAGAAATCGTGGTGATTAAAAATGATCACGCCCAGGGTCCCAAAAACAGGGCTTTGCCACCTATACCCCTTGAGAAACCGGGATACGTTTATATCGCTCTCTATGATTATACCGCCCGAACGGAGGAGGACTTGAGCTTCAATGCTGGGGACAAGTTAGAAGCTTTGGAAAAAAGTGCTGGCGATTGGTGGTACGCAAAAGCGCTCAGTGGAATTTCAGCTGCCAAGAAGGGTTACATTCCAGCCAATTATGTGGCACCTGTGGAGAGTCTGGACGCTGAGCC ATGGTACTTTGCAGACACCAAGAGACTGGATGCTGAGAAGCTGCTTCTGTCAGAGGGGAACCAGCATGGAGCCTTCCTCATCAGACACTGTGAGACTCAGAAAGGAGAGCTCTCACTCTCAG TATTGGACAGGGGCAAAGTGAAGCACTACAAATTAAGGAAGTTGGACACTGGAGGCTACTATGTGTCAAGATCTAGGAGCTTTCTGACCCTGAGGGAGTTAGTGGAACACTATTCCAAACTGGAGgatggtctctgtgtgtgtttgcttgaaCCATGTAAAAAG ACGGAGGCTCCTCAAACCCACGGTCTGTCCTACAACACAGCCGACCACTGGGAGATTGACCGGTCGTCTGTCAAACTGCTGAATAAACTGGGCGCTGGACAATTTGGAGAAGTCTATGAAGGCATCTGGAACGACACCACTTCAGTAGCAGTGAAGACCCTGAAACATG GCTCCATGGACGCTAAGGACTTCCTACAGGAGGCCCAGATCATGAAGAAACTGCGGCACCCCAAACTGATCCAGCTCTACGCTGTGTGTACTGTGGAGGAACCCATCTACATCATCACAGAGCTCATGAAGAATGGCAGTCTGCTGGACTACCTTCAGA aatccaacacctcttcctccaagGACATGGGTATGATGCTTGGTGTCTCGGAACAAATAGAGATGGCTGCTCAGGTGGCTTCTGGCATGGCCTACCTGGAGCAGCAGAACTACATCCACAGAGACCTGGCGGCACGCAACGTTTTGGTGGGAGAGAACAACGTCTGCAAGGTGGCTGACTTCGGACTCGCCAGAGTCTTCATG ATGGAGAGTGAGAATGTGTATGAAGCCAAAGAGGGCACTAAGTTTCCTGTGAAATGGACTGCCCCTGAAGCCATCCATGGCAACAAGTTCACCATCAAGTCTGACGTGTGGTCCTTCGGCATTCTGCTGTATGAGATCATGACCTTCGGTCAGATGCCCTATGCAA CCATGACCAACTACCAGGTGGTCCAACGTGTGCCCACGGGTTACAGGATGCCCTGCCCACCAAACTGTCCCAAGGTGATGTATGAGATCATGTCTGACTGCTGGAAGGACAATGAGAACGACAGACCCACCTTCGAAACCCTGCAGTGGAAGCTGGAGGACTTCTTTGACCTGGATGTGACCTCTTACGATGACGCCAACCGTTACTAG